The following nucleotide sequence is from Pelagibaculum spongiae.
AAGTTTTTCCGAACCAGCGGCTCACCGCCCGTAATACGAATTTTACTCACACCCATTTCAACAAAGGCGCTGGCGATGGTATGAATTTCTTCCAGACTGAGCACCTTATCGCGCGGTAAAAATTCAACATCTTCACCCATACAATAGGTACAGCGAAAATCACAGCGATCGGTTACCGAGATACGAATATAGGTAACTTCACGACCAAACTTGTCTTTCAGTACAGGACGCAACACTGGACTTGCAGCTTGGCCTTCTGCTGGCAGGGAATCGGAGCTGGACATCATCAATAACTGTCTCATTCAGACTGGATTTTAAGCTTATGACAGCGCACTAACTGCAACAAGGTGACAGATCAGCCCAAGCGACCTTTAACCACCATTATCTGCACCGCCTCTCTTTGGCGGAACTCATTTACATCCAAACGGTAAACCAGCTCTAGCCGGTTACCCTGCTGTGGGGTCCATTTTGCATCGGGACTAAACCAGATTGCATCGATCGCTTCGCCACCATCGATCGAGATTAACGTCAGCTTCCAGTGTTTTTCACCGACCACTCGCCAACTATCCACCCAAAACAAACCATGAAAACTTGGCTCTGCAAAACCCTGGCCCCACGGCCCACCATTTCTGAGCATTTTGGCGGTATCTAACGTCATCTCAACGCCTGCCAACGGGCCGTCGGTTTCGTAAACACCTAGGCAGTCTTTTTCGGCTAACCGGTTTTCCACTTCTTCAATAAAAGCCAGCTCAAATGCGGGCAAATGCTCTGCCTTGAGCGATAAACCAGCTGCCATCGCATGGCCGCCAAATGATTTTAAAAGATGTGGGTGTTTGGTGGTGACGCTTTCAATCGCATCTCGAATATGAACCTTGGCTACCGAACGCGCCGAGCCGCGAATCATGCCATCACCACCATCGGCAAAAGCAATCACTGGCCGATGGTAAATATCTTTAATTCGCGAAGCTAAAATACCAATTACGCCCTGATGCCAGTCAGACCGATAGAGACAAATCGCCCGTGGGATTTTTTTTTGCTTTAACTGATCCAGCTCTTCAAGCCATAACCTGGCCTGCTGCTGCATTTCTTGCTCAAGGTGTCGGCGTTCATCATTTAGCTGGTCTAATTGCTGCGCCAATTGCCGCGCTTCGGCTACTGAATCTGTCAGCAAACACCGAATCCCCAAGCTCATATCTTCCAGCCTACCGGCCGCATTTAATCTCGGTGCGACAGCAAAGCCTAAATCAGAAGCGACTAATCTTTGTGGATTGCGGTTGGCCAGTTCCAACAAAGCAGTAATACCCGGACGAGAGCGACCGGCACGAATTCGAGCCAAACCTTGCTGCACTAAAATTCGATTGTTATGGGAAAGTGGTACTACATCGGCCACCGTTGCCAGCGCAACTAAATCGAGTAAATGGCCCATATTTGGCTCGGGCAGCTGATCATTAAACCACCCTCGGCGGCGTAACTCAGTGCGCAATGCCAGTAAGATATAAAACATCACCCCGCAGCCGCATAATGCTTTATCTGGAAAACGGCATTCCGGTTGGTTAGGGTTCACTATGGCATCTGCTTCGGGCAGTTGTTCACCGGCCAAATGATGGTCGGTAATTAACAAAGCTACTCCAGCAGCCTTGGCAGCCTTAGCCCCTTCAATACTGGA
It contains:
- the recJ gene encoding single-stranded-DNA-specific exonuclease RecJ — protein: MSFEISQRSCPAGHLDDQLPMFLQRIYLSRGILHPDQLDMQMSALEPPHSLKEIEPAIALLRRAIRSHQRILIVGDYDADGACSTAVALLGLKAMGAVNVDYLVPNRFETGYGLCPEIVEQGIAKFAPDLIITVDNGISSIEGAKAAKAAGVALLITDHHLAGEQLPEADAIVNPNQPECRFPDKALCGCGVMFYILLALRTELRRRGWFNDQLPEPNMGHLLDLVALATVADVVPLSHNNRILVQQGLARIRAGRSRPGITALLELANRNPQRLVASDLGFAVAPRLNAAGRLEDMSLGIRCLLTDSVAEARQLAQQLDQLNDERRHLEQEMQQQARLWLEELDQLKQKKIPRAICLYRSDWHQGVIGILASRIKDIYHRPVIAFADGGDGMIRGSARSVAKVHIRDAIESVTTKHPHLLKSFGGHAMAAGLSLKAEHLPAFELAFIEEVENRLAEKDCLGVYETDGPLAGVEMTLDTAKMLRNGGPWGQGFAEPSFHGLFWVDSWRVVGEKHWKLTLISIDGGEAIDAIWFSPDAKWTPQQGNRLELVYRLDVNEFRQREAVQIMVVKGRLG